Proteins from a single region of Bos javanicus breed banteng chromosome 7, ARS-OSU_banteng_1.0, whole genome shotgun sequence:
- the FARSA gene encoding phenylalanine--tRNA ligase alpha subunit produces MAMQARPTTQSSGPFPVPVVLVAGRDTRSALGATMADGPVAEVLLRRLEAADGGLDSAELATELGVEHQTVVGAVKSLQALGQIIETELRSTKRWELTAEGEEIAQEGSHEARVFRSIPPEGLPQSELMRLPSGKVGFSKAMSNKWIRVDKSAADGPRVFRVVDSVEDEVQRRLQLVRGGQAEKLGEKERSELRKRKLLTEATLKTYWVSKGSAFSTSISKQETELSPEMISSGSWRDRPFKPYNFSAHGVLPDSGHLHPLLKVRSQFRQIFLEMGFTEMPTDNYIESSFWNFDALFQPQQHPARDQHDTFFLRDPAQAQQLPMDYVHRVKRTHSQGGYGSQGYKYTWKLDEARKNLLRTHTTAASARALYRLAQKKPFTPAKYFSIDRVFRNETLDATHLAEFHQIEGVVADHGLTLGHLMGVLREFFTKLGITQLRFKPAYNPYTEPSMEIFSYHQGLKKWVEVGNSGIFRPEMLLPMGLPENVSVIAWGLSLERPTMIKYGINNIRELVGHKVNLQMVYDSPLCRLDAERGPPSTQEAA; encoded by the exons ATGGCGATGCAAGCGCGCCCCACCACCCAATCCTCGGGGCCGTTTCCGGTTCCGGTGGTTCTGGTAGCCGGCAGGGACACGCGGAGCGCACTGGGAGCAACCATGGCGGACGGTCCGGTGGCGGAGGTGCTGCTGCGGCGGCTGGAGGCGGCCGATGGCGGCCTGGACAGCGCGGAACTGGCGACCGAGCTGGGCGTGGAGCACCAGACTGTGGTGGGCGCCGTGAAGAGCCTGCAGGCGCTGGGTCAG ATCATTGAGACTGAGCTGCGCTCCACCAAGCGCTGGGAACTTACTGCTGAGGGTGAGGAGATTGCCCAGGAGGGCAGCCACGAGGCCCGGGTGTTTCGCAGCATCCCCCCAGAGGGCCTGCCCCAGAGCGAGCTCATG CGACTGCCCAGTGGCAAGGTGGGCTTCAGCAAGGCGATGTCCAACAAGTGGATCCGGGTGGACAAGAGTGCTGCTGACGGGCCCCGGGTGTTCCGAGTG GTGGACAGCGTGGAGGATGAGGTGCAGCGCCGGCTCCAGCTGGTCCGGGGTGGGCAGGCTGAGAAGCTGGGAGAAAAGGAGCGGAGTGAGCTCCGGAAGCGGAAGCTGCTGACTGAAGC GACCCTGAAGACCTACTGGGTGAGCAAAGGTAGTGCCTTCAGCACCAGTATCTCCAAGCAGGAAACAGAGCTGAGCCCAGAGATGATCTCCAG CGGCTCCTGGCGGGATCGGCCCTTCAAGCCCTACAATTTCTCGGCCCATGGCGTCCTCCCTGACAGCGGCCACCTGCACCCGCTGCTCAAGGTCCGCTCCCAGTTCCGGCAGATCTTCCTGGAGATGGG GTTCACCGAGATGCCGACCGACAACTACATTGAGAGCTCCTTCTGGAACTTCGACGCACTCTTCCAGCCCCAGCAGCACCCGGCACGTGACCAACATGACACCTTCTTCCTGCGAG ATCCAGCCCAGGCTCAGCAACTCCCAATGGACTATGTCCACCGCGTGAAGCGGACCCACTCTCAGGGCGGCTATGGCTCACAGGG GTACAAATACACCTGGAAATTGGACGAGGCTCGGAAAAACCTGCTGCGCACACACACCACGGCAGCCAGTGCCCGCGCCCTCTACCGCCTGGCCCAAAAG AAGCCCTTCACTCCGGCCAAATACTTCTCCATCGATCGAGTGTTCCGGAATGAGACCCTGGATGCCACTCACCTGGCCGAGTTCCACCAGATCGAGGGTGTCGTGGCTGACCACGGCCTCACGCTGGGCCACCTCATGGGTGTCCTGCGGGAGTTCTTCACCAAGCTGG GCATCACCCAGCTGCGTTTCAAGCCAGCCTACAACCCCTACACTGAGCCCAGCATGGAAATATTCAGTTACCACCAAG GTCTAAAGAAGTGGGTGGAGGTTGGAAACTCTGGGATCTTCCGCCCTGAGATGCTGCTGCCCATGGGGCTCCCTGAGAATGTGTCGGTCATTGCATGGGGTCTCTCCTTGGAGCG CCCGACGATGATCAAATATGGCATCAACAATATCCGGGAGCTGGTGGGCCACAAGGTGAACCTTCAGATGGTGTACGACAGTCCCCTGTGCCGCCTGGACGCTGAACGGGGGCCCCCTTCGACACAAGAGGCTGCGTGA